Genomic segment of Dehalococcoidia bacterium:
GCCACCTCCATCCCCGCACCGCCCAAATTCTAAATCCTAATATCTAAATCCCAAACAAATTCAAAACACAAAATTCAAATTGAAAATCTTTTGGGCTTTGAATTTGATATATTGGCGCTTGTTTAGGATTTAGTGTTTGGAGCTTAGGATTTTCCGGCTATTTCTCTAAGAGGTATGGCACCATCACCAGCGTCACGTTGGGGTGTTTTTCGAAGATTTCGCGCAGGCGGGCGGCGGTGCGGTTGTGCAGGAAGCGTTCGCCGAAATGCGCCGTGATAAACTCCGGCAGCACGAGAGTGATGAAAGCCGTGGGGGACTGGCTGTGAATGGCGGCGATATAATCGCTCAAGGGCTGGATAAAGCTGCGCGTGGGAGACTCGATAATGACGAGTTTCAGGTCCGGGGCGTACTTCTGCATCTTGTCCTTGAGTTTCTGCGTGCGCTCCGGGTCGGTGGCGATATGCAGCACCACCTTCTCGGCATCGATGGTGCGGGCGAAAGAAAAAGCCCGTAGCGAAGCGTAGTTCACGTCGTCGATGAGCACCAGCACCAGTTGTTCAATTTTGGTAGGAGGCAGCTGGTCGGGTAATATACTCAACTCTTTGCCCACAAGGGTATAGTGCCGGTGTACCAGCATGAGAAGACTTACAATGATAGGTATAAGGACCACTATCAGCCAGCCGCCGGAGGTGAACTTGGTCAATATGGCGATCACCAGGACGATAGCTGTCAGTATGGCACCGGTGGCATTGATGACCATGCTCCTCTTCCAGCCGGGGGTACGCGACCTCCACCAGTGCACCACCATTCCCAAATTAGATAAACAGAAGGCCAAGAACACGCCGATGGCGTAGAGGTTTATCAGGCGGTCGACGTTACCCTCGAAGACCACCACCAGAGCGGCGGCAACGATTCCCAGGAAAAGAATGCCTGTAGAAAACACCAGCCGGTCGCCGCGGAACTTGAACTGGTGCGGCATGAAATTGTCGCGCGCCAGAACCGATGCAAGCCGCGGAAAACCGTTGAAGGCCGTATTGGCAGCCACCACCAGTATGCCCACGGTAGCGAACTGAAAGACGTAATAGAAAATGTTATGTCCAAAAACAGCCAGGGCAACCTGGGAGATGATAGTCTCCTTACCAGGCACCAGTTGCATATGGGTGGATAAAAAGGTAATGCCCAGGAAGAAAATTCCGAGCAGAGTGGCCATGATAGTGAGGGTTGTGGCGGCATTTCTAGACGAAGGTGTTTTGAAAGCGGGCACTGCGTTGGAAATAGCTTCCGTGCCGCTCATGGCCACTGCTCCCGCCGAGAAGGCGCGCAGCACTAACCACAGGGTTAACGGCGCTGTTGACACCAATACAGGCGGGGCAGTTGACGCGTGCAGTGTGCCTGTGGACGCCTTTATCACTCCCATAACGATCATAATGCACATGCCGACGATGAACAGGTAGGTAGGAATGGAAAAGACGGTCCCGGCCTCGCGCACCCCGCGCAGGTTCCCCAGAATCATCAGGCCGATGAAAAAAATACTCAACATGACTGTCAGGTTCAGGTACGGTGGTAACGATGCGGTCAGGTTGTTCACCTGCGTTTCGTGGCCTGAGGCGATGAGCGCTGAGATTACGCCCTGCGACCCGGCAACGATTGAAACGGACACTGTTAACACGTAGTCGATGAGAAGGGCCGCCGCCGCGATCAGGCCGGAGCGCTGGCCCAGGTTTTCGCTGCTGACATTATAGGAACCGCCACCCTGCGGGTAGGCGTGTACGGTCTGGCGGTAGGAAAAAGCCACAATGGAGAGCAGTATCGCCACGGCCAGAGCGGTGTACATGGATACGCCCAGGGCAGCGCTCCCCGCCACCATCAGTATGGCCAGCGAGGCTTCTGTGGCATAGGCGCTGGAGGAAATGGCGTCGGAGCCGAATACGGCCAGCGCCCTTATCTTGTTCAGACGCTGCTGGCCTTCCTCGGCTGTATAAAGCGGACGACCTATGAAGAATCTTTTGAGATTGCGGAAGCCGCGCTCTAAACTGTTTTGTGGAATCTCTTTTTCAGGCTTGGCCACGAAATAGCCCGGTCCGGCCTTGATAAAGCGGCTGACGCGCTTAACCCTGGCATAAGATTCACCAGGCCGCGCGCCGCGGTGCGTCTCAATACTTATCAGGTCGGGGTTGAGCTTGCCGATGTCTTCCTTTTTTCCGTTAGAGCTCGAGCTGCCGTTATTCGTATCAGGGCTCATATTTTATGCAATTATATTCCTACTATTACCGCAGACGCAATGACACTCGAATACGCTTATTGGATTGTATATTTATAGCACTTTTTGAGGGAGCACGCCACAAGTGGGCCGTTTAAGGTAAGGTTGTCTCTTCAGCCGACAGGCGACGGGATGGGCTAAGCAGGGGTTTCTATTCGGAACTCGAAGGTGCGACTGACCGGTTGCAACCTCCATGAGGATAGCTATCCCGGCACGAGGCATCGTGCCTCTACATTTCCGGCAGGCTGAAGGAAAAGGTGCTGCCTGCGCCGGGTTTACTTTCCATCCGGATGCTGCCTCCCTGTGCTTCCACAAGCTGTTTGGCGATAGCCAGCCCCAGCCCCGAGCCGCCGGTGGAACGCGAGCGCGAGCGGTCCACCCGGTAAAACCGCTCGAAGACCAGCGGCAGGTTTTCCGCCGGTATACCCTGCCCGTGGTCGGCTACGGAAACCGCCACGTTTCCCTTCTCAGAGATAACCTGAACCTCTATGCTGCGGCCATCAGGGCTGTATTTAAGGGCGTTGTCTATCAGGTTGCGCAGCACCTGCGCCGTACGGTCGGCATCCGCACTGACCAGCTCGATTTTGGAAGGAATCGAGAGTTTTATCTCTATCCCGCGCGTGGAGGCCACGGCTTTGAACGAATCCACCACTCTGGCACTCAGCTTGCCGAGGTCCAGCGGCTGCAAATCGAATTTCAGTTGCCCTGCCTCGGCCAGCGACAGCGTGCGCAAATCCTCGACCAGGCGCGCCAGCTCGAGTGTTTCGCCGTGCAGGGTGTCCAGCGTCTGGCGGTTATTGGGTAGCACGCCGTCAATCATGCCTTCTATGTTGCCCTGCAGCACAGAAATAGGTGTGCGCAGCTCGTGGGCGATGTCGGCTATCATGTCGCGGCGCAGGTCGCGGTCGTGGCGCAGCGTGGCGGCCATGTTGTTGAAAGATTCCCCCAGGTCCTGCACCTCGCCGTAACCCTGCGCGTCCACTTTTTGCTCCAGGTCTCCCGCAGCCACTTTATGCGCCGCATCGGCGATCTGGTCCAGAGGCTGTGCTATCTGGCGCGAAAAAAGCCAGCCCAGCACGAGCGACAACACCACTCCCGCCGCTCCTGCTATCCACAGGAAACTCGCTATGCCGCTGAGGTAATCCTGCCGCGCCTGTAGCAGCGGCTGCCCCATCATGCCGCCCATCATGCCGCCCATCATGCCCATGCTTGTGATGAACGTATCGAGTTCGCTGTTGCCCGAACGGTAAGCCAGGATGGCCGCCAGAGCTATCCCCGATACCGAGACCACCAGGAAAGCTGCACTCAGTC
This window contains:
- a CDS encoding APC family permease; this encodes MSPDTNNGSSSSNGKKEDIGKLNPDLISIETHRGARPGESYARVKRVSRFIKAGPGYFVAKPEKEIPQNSLERGFRNLKRFFIGRPLYTAEEGQQRLNKIRALAVFGSDAISSSAYATEASLAILMVAGSAALGVSMYTALAVAILLSIVAFSYRQTVHAYPQGGGSYNVSSENLGQRSGLIAAAALLIDYVLTVSVSIVAGSQGVISALIASGHETQVNNLTASLPPYLNLTVMLSIFFIGLMILGNLRGVREAGTVFSIPTYLFIVGMCIMIVMGVIKASTGTLHASTAPPVLVSTAPLTLWLVLRAFSAGAVAMSGTEAISNAVPAFKTPSSRNAATTLTIMATLLGIFFLGITFLSTHMQLVPGKETIISQVALAVFGHNIFYYVFQFATVGILVVAANTAFNGFPRLASVLARDNFMPHQFKFRGDRLVFSTGILFLGIVAAALVVVFEGNVDRLINLYAIGVFLAFCLSNLGMVVHWWRSRTPGWKRSMVINATGAILTAIVLVIAILTKFTSGGWLIVVLIPIIVSLLMLVHRHYTLVGKELSILPDQLPPTKIEQLVLVLIDDVNYASLRAFSFARTIDAEKVVLHIATDPERTQKLKDKMQKYAPDLKLVIIESPTRSFIQPLSDYIAAIHSQSPTAFITLVLPEFITAHFGERFLHNRTAARLREIFEKHPNVTLVMVPYLLEK
- a CDS encoding sensor histidine kinase; its protein translation is MQKTRSYWNSLSFRLSAAFLVVSVSGIALAAILAYRSGNSELDTFITSMGMMGGMMGGMMGQPLLQARQDYLSGIASFLWIAGAAGVVLSLVLGWLFSRQIAQPLDQIADAAHKVAAGDLEQKVDAQGYGEVQDLGESFNNMAATLRHDRDLRRDMIADIAHELRTPISVLQGNIEGMIDGVLPNNRQTLDTLHGETLELARLVEDLRTLSLAEAGQLKFDLQPLDLGKLSARVVDSFKAVASTRGIEIKLSIPSKIELVSADADRTAQVLRNLIDNALKYSPDGRSIEVQVISEKGNVAVSVADHGQGIPAENLPLVFERFYRVDRSRSRSTGGSGLGLAIAKQLVEAQGGSIRMESKPGAGSTFSFSLPEM